A window of Thermosynechococcus sp. NK55a contains these coding sequences:
- the rdgB gene encoding RdgB/HAM1 family non-canonical purine NTP pyrophosphatase, producing the protein MPILAQAVLASHNAGKVKEFQGWLQPWIGELLALPVTIEIAETADSFVGNACLKAATAAKQMGQWAIADDSGLAVHALQGAPGIYSARYGATDAERIERLLREMADVSDRAAEFICVIALARPDGTIAVTTEGRCAGEILTAPRGQGGFGYDPVFWVPSQQRTFAEMSPVEKQQVSHRGQALQRLREYFQTFNP; encoded by the coding sequence ATGCCCATTCTTGCCCAAGCGGTCTTAGCGAGCCACAATGCTGGCAAAGTCAAGGAGTTTCAAGGCTGGTTACAGCCGTGGATTGGGGAGTTGCTAGCCCTGCCAGTCACCATTGAGATTGCTGAAACTGCGGATTCCTTTGTGGGCAACGCCTGTTTGAAGGCCGCTACTGCCGCCAAGCAAATGGGACAGTGGGCGATCGCCGACGATTCGGGGCTAGCAGTTCATGCTCTTCAGGGGGCACCGGGAATCTATTCGGCTCGCTATGGTGCGACGGATGCTGAGCGCATTGAGCGGCTATTGCGGGAAATGGCCGACGTGAGCGATCGCGCCGCTGAATTTATTTGTGTCATTGCCCTCGCCCGTCCCGATGGCACGATTGCCGTTACAACCGAGGGACGGTGTGCAGGCGAGATTTTAACCGCTCCCCGGGGTCAGGGGGGGTTTGGCTACGATCCTGTCTTTTGGGTACCCAGTCAGCAGCGTACCTTTGCCGAGATGAGTCCCGTCGAAAAGCAACAAGTTAGTCATCGCGGTCAGGCTCTGCAGCGGCTGCGGGAGTATTTCCAGACCTTCAATCCGTAG